In the genome of Epinephelus lanceolatus isolate andai-2023 chromosome 18, ASM4190304v1, whole genome shotgun sequence, one region contains:
- the tom1 gene encoding target of Myb1 membrane trafficking protein isoform X2 produces MEFLLGNPFSTPVGQRIESATGSSLPSEDWALNMEICDMINSSEEGPKDAVRAIKKRIVGNKNFKEVMLTLTVLETCVKNCGYRFHILVTTRDFVEGVLVRSIIPRNNPPLILHDRVLSIIQAWADAFRSSPDLTGVVSVYEDLRRKGLEFPMTELDGYSPAQPQKKTLPGNGPAVTTLPAVRLSSQPPLISPQTSELKLALEGSNAFTPSQIKKLKSELGVVRSNLTMMSDMMSQLDPVTVKQADMELLEQLYTVCKEMQDRIVKIVPRLSEEKLIEELLAANDEMNTAFIRYHRFERRIPNGQNAAEKSHTYVNLTDLALTPESMALATSDSSHSLSKPNSLSSHMARLSTSESDDTLSPKVTVSTQQILSEQSEVTVDGLAQAPDSRQHNAATDDSPASTRSSSPKLDWMIKRGMIPINQSTVMDDIEKWLALDDEYDDFEDSDGVTSEEFDRFLAERAKAAERLPSLRASSQDTNHSES; encoded by the exons AGTCTGCGACCGGCTCCAGCCTGCCGTCAGAGGACTGGGCACTCAACATGGAGATCTGCGACATGATCAACAGCTCAGAGGaagg ACCTAAAGATGCTGTCAGAGCCATAAAGAAAAGGATTGTGGGGAACAAGAATTTCAAGGAGGTTATGCTGACGCTCACT GTCCTGGAGACATGTGTGAAGAACTGTGGCTACAGGTTCCACATCCTGGTGACGACGAGGGATTTCGTAGAGGGTGTTCTTGTCCGTTCGATCATCCCGAGAAACAACCCTCCATTAATCCTGCATGACAGGGTGCTCAGCATCATACAG GCGTGGGCTGATGCATTCCGCAGCTCACCCGACCTGACGGGTGTGGTGTCCGTGTACGAAGACCTGCGAAGGAAAGGACTTGAGTTCCCCATGACTGAGCTGGACGGTTACTCACCTGCCCAACCCCAGAAAAAG ACTTTGCCTGGGAACGGGCCTGCTGTCACTACTCTGCCTGCTGTGCGCCTCTCTTCCCAACCTCCACTCATCTCACCCCAGACTTCTGAGCTAAAATTGGCCTTAGAGGGAAGTAATGCCTTCACTCCCAGCCAG ATAAAAAAGCTGAAGTCAGAGCTGGGAGTGGTCAGAAGTAACCTGACTATGATGTCAGACATGATGAGTCAGCTGGATCCTGTCACAGTAAAACAAGCAGACATGGAGCTGCTGGAG CAGTTATACACTGTATGTAAGGAAATGCAAGACAGGATAGTGAAGATCGTCCCCAGGCTCAGTGAGGAGAAGCTGATTGAAGAGTTGTTGGCAGCTAATGATGAGATGAACACTGCATTTATTCGCTACCACAG GTTTGAAAGACGAATACCAAATGGTCAAAATGCAGCAGAGAAG AGTCACACATATGTCAACTTAACGGACCTCGCCTTGACACCTGAGTCCATGGCTTTAGCTACCAGTGACAGCTCACACAGCCTGTCAAAACCCAACAGTTTGTCCAGTCATATGGCAAGACTCA GTACGAGTGAATCAGATGACACATTATCGCCCAAAGTAACTGTCTCAACTCAACAAATACTAAG tgagCAGAGTGAAGTCACAGTGGACGGCCTGGCTCAGGCTCCGGACAGCAGACAACACAACGCTGCAACG GATGACAGCCCAGCCTCCACCCGCAGCTCCTCACCAAAGTTAGATTGGATGATTAAAAGGGGAATG ATTCCCATCAATCAGTCGACTGTAATGGATGATATTGAGAAATGGCTGGCGTTGGATGATGAG TATGACGACTTCGAGGATTCAGACGGTGTGACCAGTGAAG aGTTTGACAGGTTTCTGGCAGAACGAGCGAAAGCAGCTGAGCGTCTGCCGTCGCTGAGAGCTTCCTCACAGGACACCAACCACTCTGAGTCTTAA
- the tom1 gene encoding target of Myb1 membrane trafficking protein isoform X1 translates to MEFLLGNPFSTPVGQRIESATGSSLPSEDWALNMEICDMINSSEEGPKDAVRAIKKRIVGNKNFKEVMLTLTVLETCVKNCGYRFHILVTTRDFVEGVLVRSIIPRNNPPLILHDRVLSIIQAWADAFRSSPDLTGVVSVYEDLRRKGLEFPMTELDGYSPAQPQKKQTLPGNGPAVTTLPAVRLSSQPPLISPQTSELKLALEGSNAFTPSQIKKLKSELGVVRSNLTMMSDMMSQLDPVTVKQADMELLEQLYTVCKEMQDRIVKIVPRLSEEKLIEELLAANDEMNTAFIRYHRFERRIPNGQNAAEKSHTYVNLTDLALTPESMALATSDSSHSLSKPNSLSSHMARLSTSESDDTLSPKVTVSTQQILSEQSEVTVDGLAQAPDSRQHNAATDDSPASTRSSSPKLDWMIKRGMIPINQSTVMDDIEKWLALDDEYDDFEDSDGVTSEEFDRFLAERAKAAERLPSLRASSQDTNHSES, encoded by the exons AGTCTGCGACCGGCTCCAGCCTGCCGTCAGAGGACTGGGCACTCAACATGGAGATCTGCGACATGATCAACAGCTCAGAGGaagg ACCTAAAGATGCTGTCAGAGCCATAAAGAAAAGGATTGTGGGGAACAAGAATTTCAAGGAGGTTATGCTGACGCTCACT GTCCTGGAGACATGTGTGAAGAACTGTGGCTACAGGTTCCACATCCTGGTGACGACGAGGGATTTCGTAGAGGGTGTTCTTGTCCGTTCGATCATCCCGAGAAACAACCCTCCATTAATCCTGCATGACAGGGTGCTCAGCATCATACAG GCGTGGGCTGATGCATTCCGCAGCTCACCCGACCTGACGGGTGTGGTGTCCGTGTACGAAGACCTGCGAAGGAAAGGACTTGAGTTCCCCATGACTGAGCTGGACGGTTACTCACCTGCCCAACCCCAGAAAAAG CAGACTTTGCCTGGGAACGGGCCTGCTGTCACTACTCTGCCTGCTGTGCGCCTCTCTTCCCAACCTCCACTCATCTCACCCCAGACTTCTGAGCTAAAATTGGCCTTAGAGGGAAGTAATGCCTTCACTCCCAGCCAG ATAAAAAAGCTGAAGTCAGAGCTGGGAGTGGTCAGAAGTAACCTGACTATGATGTCAGACATGATGAGTCAGCTGGATCCTGTCACAGTAAAACAAGCAGACATGGAGCTGCTGGAG CAGTTATACACTGTATGTAAGGAAATGCAAGACAGGATAGTGAAGATCGTCCCCAGGCTCAGTGAGGAGAAGCTGATTGAAGAGTTGTTGGCAGCTAATGATGAGATGAACACTGCATTTATTCGCTACCACAG GTTTGAAAGACGAATACCAAATGGTCAAAATGCAGCAGAGAAG AGTCACACATATGTCAACTTAACGGACCTCGCCTTGACACCTGAGTCCATGGCTTTAGCTACCAGTGACAGCTCACACAGCCTGTCAAAACCCAACAGTTTGTCCAGTCATATGGCAAGACTCA GTACGAGTGAATCAGATGACACATTATCGCCCAAAGTAACTGTCTCAACTCAACAAATACTAAG tgagCAGAGTGAAGTCACAGTGGACGGCCTGGCTCAGGCTCCGGACAGCAGACAACACAACGCTGCAACG GATGACAGCCCAGCCTCCACCCGCAGCTCCTCACCAAAGTTAGATTGGATGATTAAAAGGGGAATG ATTCCCATCAATCAGTCGACTGTAATGGATGATATTGAGAAATGGCTGGCGTTGGATGATGAG TATGACGACTTCGAGGATTCAGACGGTGTGACCAGTGAAG aGTTTGACAGGTTTCTGGCAGAACGAGCGAAAGCAGCTGAGCGTCTGCCGTCGCTGAGAGCTTCCTCACAGGACACCAACCACTCTGAGTCTTAA
- the tom1 gene encoding target of Myb1 membrane trafficking protein isoform X3: MEFLLGNPFSTPVGQRIESATGSSLPSEDWALNMEICDMINSSEEGPKDAVRAIKKRIVGNKNFKEVMLTLTVLETCVKNCGYRFHILVTTRDFVEGVLVRSIIPRNNPPLILHDRVLSIIQAWADAFRSSPDLTGVVSVYEDLRRKGLEFPMTELDGYSPAQPQKKQTLPGNGPAVTTLPAVRLSSQPPLISPQTSELKLALEGSNAFTPSQIKKLKSELGVVRSNLTMMSDMMSQLDPVTVKQADMELLELYTVCKEMQDRIVKIVPRLSEEKLIEELLAANDEMNTAFIRYHRFERRIPNGQNAAEKSHTYVNLTDLALTPESMALATSDSSHSLSKPNSLSSHMARLSTSESDDTLSPKVTVSTQQILSEQSEVTVDGLAQAPDSRQHNAATDDSPASTRSSSPKLDWMIKRGMIPINQSTVMDDIEKWLALDDEYDDFEDSDGVTSEEFDRFLAERAKAAERLPSLRASSQDTNHSES, from the exons AGTCTGCGACCGGCTCCAGCCTGCCGTCAGAGGACTGGGCACTCAACATGGAGATCTGCGACATGATCAACAGCTCAGAGGaagg ACCTAAAGATGCTGTCAGAGCCATAAAGAAAAGGATTGTGGGGAACAAGAATTTCAAGGAGGTTATGCTGACGCTCACT GTCCTGGAGACATGTGTGAAGAACTGTGGCTACAGGTTCCACATCCTGGTGACGACGAGGGATTTCGTAGAGGGTGTTCTTGTCCGTTCGATCATCCCGAGAAACAACCCTCCATTAATCCTGCATGACAGGGTGCTCAGCATCATACAG GCGTGGGCTGATGCATTCCGCAGCTCACCCGACCTGACGGGTGTGGTGTCCGTGTACGAAGACCTGCGAAGGAAAGGACTTGAGTTCCCCATGACTGAGCTGGACGGTTACTCACCTGCCCAACCCCAGAAAAAG CAGACTTTGCCTGGGAACGGGCCTGCTGTCACTACTCTGCCTGCTGTGCGCCTCTCTTCCCAACCTCCACTCATCTCACCCCAGACTTCTGAGCTAAAATTGGCCTTAGAGGGAAGTAATGCCTTCACTCCCAGCCAG ATAAAAAAGCTGAAGTCAGAGCTGGGAGTGGTCAGAAGTAACCTGACTATGATGTCAGACATGATGAGTCAGCTGGATCCTGTCACAGTAAAACAAGCAGACATGGAGCTGCTGGAG TTATACACTGTATGTAAGGAAATGCAAGACAGGATAGTGAAGATCGTCCCCAGGCTCAGTGAGGAGAAGCTGATTGAAGAGTTGTTGGCAGCTAATGATGAGATGAACACTGCATTTATTCGCTACCACAG GTTTGAAAGACGAATACCAAATGGTCAAAATGCAGCAGAGAAG AGTCACACATATGTCAACTTAACGGACCTCGCCTTGACACCTGAGTCCATGGCTTTAGCTACCAGTGACAGCTCACACAGCCTGTCAAAACCCAACAGTTTGTCCAGTCATATGGCAAGACTCA GTACGAGTGAATCAGATGACACATTATCGCCCAAAGTAACTGTCTCAACTCAACAAATACTAAG tgagCAGAGTGAAGTCACAGTGGACGGCCTGGCTCAGGCTCCGGACAGCAGACAACACAACGCTGCAACG GATGACAGCCCAGCCTCCACCCGCAGCTCCTCACCAAAGTTAGATTGGATGATTAAAAGGGGAATG ATTCCCATCAATCAGTCGACTGTAATGGATGATATTGAGAAATGGCTGGCGTTGGATGATGAG TATGACGACTTCGAGGATTCAGACGGTGTGACCAGTGAAG aGTTTGACAGGTTTCTGGCAGAACGAGCGAAAGCAGCTGAGCGTCTGCCGTCGCTGAGAGCTTCCTCACAGGACACCAACCACTCTGAGTCTTAA
- the tom1 gene encoding target of Myb1 membrane trafficking protein isoform X6 has product MEFLLGNPFSTPVGQRIESATGSSLPSEDWALNMEICDMINSSEEGPKDAVRAIKKRIVGNKNFKEVMLTLTVLETCVKNCGYRFHILVTTRDFVEGVLVRSIIPRNNPPLILHDRVLSIIQAWADAFRSSPDLTGVVSVYEDLRRKGLEFPMTELDGYSPAQPQKKIKKLKSELGVVRSNLTMMSDMMSQLDPVTVKQADMELLEQLYTVCKEMQDRIVKIVPRLSEEKLIEELLAANDEMNTAFIRYHRFERRIPNGQNAAEKSHTYVNLTDLALTPESMALATSDSSHSLSKPNSLSSHMARLSTSESDDTLSPKVTVSTQQILSEQSEVTVDGLAQAPDSRQHNAATDDSPASTRSSSPKLDWMIKRGMIPINQSTVMDDIEKWLALDDEYDDFEDSDGVTSEEFDRFLAERAKAAERLPSLRASSQDTNHSES; this is encoded by the exons AGTCTGCGACCGGCTCCAGCCTGCCGTCAGAGGACTGGGCACTCAACATGGAGATCTGCGACATGATCAACAGCTCAGAGGaagg ACCTAAAGATGCTGTCAGAGCCATAAAGAAAAGGATTGTGGGGAACAAGAATTTCAAGGAGGTTATGCTGACGCTCACT GTCCTGGAGACATGTGTGAAGAACTGTGGCTACAGGTTCCACATCCTGGTGACGACGAGGGATTTCGTAGAGGGTGTTCTTGTCCGTTCGATCATCCCGAGAAACAACCCTCCATTAATCCTGCATGACAGGGTGCTCAGCATCATACAG GCGTGGGCTGATGCATTCCGCAGCTCACCCGACCTGACGGGTGTGGTGTCCGTGTACGAAGACCTGCGAAGGAAAGGACTTGAGTTCCCCATGACTGAGCTGGACGGTTACTCACCTGCCCAACCCCAGAAAAAG ATAAAAAAGCTGAAGTCAGAGCTGGGAGTGGTCAGAAGTAACCTGACTATGATGTCAGACATGATGAGTCAGCTGGATCCTGTCACAGTAAAACAAGCAGACATGGAGCTGCTGGAG CAGTTATACACTGTATGTAAGGAAATGCAAGACAGGATAGTGAAGATCGTCCCCAGGCTCAGTGAGGAGAAGCTGATTGAAGAGTTGTTGGCAGCTAATGATGAGATGAACACTGCATTTATTCGCTACCACAG GTTTGAAAGACGAATACCAAATGGTCAAAATGCAGCAGAGAAG AGTCACACATATGTCAACTTAACGGACCTCGCCTTGACACCTGAGTCCATGGCTTTAGCTACCAGTGACAGCTCACACAGCCTGTCAAAACCCAACAGTTTGTCCAGTCATATGGCAAGACTCA GTACGAGTGAATCAGATGACACATTATCGCCCAAAGTAACTGTCTCAACTCAACAAATACTAAG tgagCAGAGTGAAGTCACAGTGGACGGCCTGGCTCAGGCTCCGGACAGCAGACAACACAACGCTGCAACG GATGACAGCCCAGCCTCCACCCGCAGCTCCTCACCAAAGTTAGATTGGATGATTAAAAGGGGAATG ATTCCCATCAATCAGTCGACTGTAATGGATGATATTGAGAAATGGCTGGCGTTGGATGATGAG TATGACGACTTCGAGGATTCAGACGGTGTGACCAGTGAAG aGTTTGACAGGTTTCTGGCAGAACGAGCGAAAGCAGCTGAGCGTCTGCCGTCGCTGAGAGCTTCCTCACAGGACACCAACCACTCTGAGTCTTAA
- the gcat gene encoding 2-amino-3-ketobutyrate coenzyme A ligase, mitochondrial yields the protein MSLGKVARSLVRPARGVLRPSAAALNRNYAAVAEARAVLESELDGIRAAGTWKAERIITSKQGPQINVDGSHSSILNFCANNYLGLSSHPEVVQAGIDALKTYGAGLSSVRFICGTQDLHKNLEQKLAEFHEREDCILYASCFDANAGLFEVLLGPDDAVLSDELNHASIIDGIRLCRAKRLRYKHMDLSDLETKLKEAQSSRMRLVVTDGVFSMDGDVAPLPGICDLAEQYGAMVFIDECHATGFLGPRGRGTDELLGVMDRVHIINSTLGKALGGAAGGYTVGPKPLIDLLRQRSRPYLFSNSLPPPVVGCATRAVELLLASNEISQSMTAKTMRFRSKMTQAGFTIAGSAHPICPVMLGDARLASVMADDMLKLGIYVIGFSYPVVPKGKARIRVQISAAHTDEDIDRCVNAFIQTGRKHGVVS from the exons ATGTCTCTCGGAAAAGTTGCCCGCAGTTTGGTGAGACCGGCCCGGGGCGTCCTGCGGCCCTCCGCCGCGGCTCTGAACCGGAACTACGCCGCCGTGGCTGAAGCCAGAGCGGTGCTGGAGAGCGAGCTCGACGGTATCCGAGCGGCGGGGACGTGGAAAGCGGAGAGGATCATCACGTCAAAGCAGGGACCGCAGATCAACGTGGACGGCAGTCACAGCA GCATATTGAATTTCTGTGCCAACAACTACCTCGGACTGTCGAGCCATCCAGAGGTGGTGCAGGCGGGGATCGATGCTCTGAAGACATATGGTGCTGGATTGAGCTCTGTCAGATTCATCTGTGGCACACAG GATCTGCACAAAAACCTGGAGCAGAAGCTGGCAGAGTTTCATGAGAGGGAGGACTGCATCCTCTATGCTAGCTGCTTTGATGCTAACGCTGGACTGTTTGAG GTTCTGTTGGGCCCAGATGACGCCGTGCTGTCTGACGAGCTAAACCACGCCTCCATCATCGATGGGATCCGTCTGTGTCGAGCGAAGAGGCTGCGCTACAAACACATGGACCTCAGTGATCTGGAGACCAAGCTCAAAGAGGCTCag TCGTCTCGGATGCGCCTGGTAGTGACAGATGGCGTCTTCTCTATGGATGGAGACGTGGCTCCGTTACCAGGAATCTGCGACCTGGCTGAGCAGTACGGAGCCATGGTGTTTATAGATGAATGCCACGCCACCGGCTTCCTGGGGCCCCGAGGCAG AGGAACAGACGAGCTGCTGGGAGTGATGGACAGAGTTCACATTATAAACTCCACCCTGGGGAAAGCACTGGGAGGAGCTGCTG GTGGATACACAGTCGGTCCGAAGCCGCTCATTGACCTGCTGAGGCAGCGCTCGCGGCCGTACCTGTTCTCCaactccctcccccctcctgtGGTGGGCTGTGCCACCCGGGCCGTGGAGCTGCTGCTCGCCTCCAACGAGATCTCTCAGAGCATGACGGCCAAAACCATGAG GTTCAGGAGCAAGATGACGCAGGCTGGCTTCACCATCGCAGGCTCGGCTCACCCCATCTGTCCTGTGATGCTGGGAGACGCACGGCTGGCCTCTGTGATGGCTGATGATATGCTGAAGCTTG GAATCTATGTGATCGGATTCTCCTACCCAGTCGTACCGAAGGGCAAAGCCAGGATCCGCGTTCAGATCTCAGCCGCCCACACAGACGAAGACATCGACCGCTGCGTCAACGCTTTCATCCAGACGGGCAGAAAACACGGAGTCGTCTCCTGA
- the tom1 gene encoding target of Myb1 membrane trafficking protein isoform X5: protein MEFLLGNPFSTPVGQRIESATGSSLPSEDWALNMEICDMINSSEEGPKDAVRAIKKRIVGNKNFKEVMLTLTVLETCVKNCGYRFHILVTTRDFVEGVLVRSIIPRNNPPLILHDRVLSIIQAWADAFRSSPDLTGVVSVYEDLRRKGLEFPMTELDGYSPAQPQKKQTLPGNGPAVTTLPAVRLSSQPPLISPQTSELKLALEGSNAFTPSQIKKLKSELGVVRSNLTMMSDMMSQLDPVTVKQADMELLEQLYTVCKEMQDRIVKIVPRLSEEKLIEELLAANDEMNTAFIRYHRFERRIPNGQNAAEKSHTYVNLTDLALTPESMALATSDSSHSLSKPNSLSSHMARLSTSESDDTLSPKVTVSTQQILSEQSEVTVDGLAQAPDSRQHNAATIPINQSTVMDDIEKWLALDDEYDDFEDSDGVTSEEFDRFLAERAKAAERLPSLRASSQDTNHSES, encoded by the exons AGTCTGCGACCGGCTCCAGCCTGCCGTCAGAGGACTGGGCACTCAACATGGAGATCTGCGACATGATCAACAGCTCAGAGGaagg ACCTAAAGATGCTGTCAGAGCCATAAAGAAAAGGATTGTGGGGAACAAGAATTTCAAGGAGGTTATGCTGACGCTCACT GTCCTGGAGACATGTGTGAAGAACTGTGGCTACAGGTTCCACATCCTGGTGACGACGAGGGATTTCGTAGAGGGTGTTCTTGTCCGTTCGATCATCCCGAGAAACAACCCTCCATTAATCCTGCATGACAGGGTGCTCAGCATCATACAG GCGTGGGCTGATGCATTCCGCAGCTCACCCGACCTGACGGGTGTGGTGTCCGTGTACGAAGACCTGCGAAGGAAAGGACTTGAGTTCCCCATGACTGAGCTGGACGGTTACTCACCTGCCCAACCCCAGAAAAAG CAGACTTTGCCTGGGAACGGGCCTGCTGTCACTACTCTGCCTGCTGTGCGCCTCTCTTCCCAACCTCCACTCATCTCACCCCAGACTTCTGAGCTAAAATTGGCCTTAGAGGGAAGTAATGCCTTCACTCCCAGCCAG ATAAAAAAGCTGAAGTCAGAGCTGGGAGTGGTCAGAAGTAACCTGACTATGATGTCAGACATGATGAGTCAGCTGGATCCTGTCACAGTAAAACAAGCAGACATGGAGCTGCTGGAG CAGTTATACACTGTATGTAAGGAAATGCAAGACAGGATAGTGAAGATCGTCCCCAGGCTCAGTGAGGAGAAGCTGATTGAAGAGTTGTTGGCAGCTAATGATGAGATGAACACTGCATTTATTCGCTACCACAG GTTTGAAAGACGAATACCAAATGGTCAAAATGCAGCAGAGAAG AGTCACACATATGTCAACTTAACGGACCTCGCCTTGACACCTGAGTCCATGGCTTTAGCTACCAGTGACAGCTCACACAGCCTGTCAAAACCCAACAGTTTGTCCAGTCATATGGCAAGACTCA GTACGAGTGAATCAGATGACACATTATCGCCCAAAGTAACTGTCTCAACTCAACAAATACTAAG tgagCAGAGTGAAGTCACAGTGGACGGCCTGGCTCAGGCTCCGGACAGCAGACAACACAACGCTGCAACG ATTCCCATCAATCAGTCGACTGTAATGGATGATATTGAGAAATGGCTGGCGTTGGATGATGAG TATGACGACTTCGAGGATTCAGACGGTGTGACCAGTGAAG aGTTTGACAGGTTTCTGGCAGAACGAGCGAAAGCAGCTGAGCGTCTGCCGTCGCTGAGAGCTTCCTCACAGGACACCAACCACTCTGAGTCTTAA
- the tom1 gene encoding target of Myb1 membrane trafficking protein isoform X4, translating into MEFLLGNPFSTPVGQRIESATGSSLPSEDWALNMEICDMINSSEEGPKDAVRAIKKRIVGNKNFKEVMLTLTVLETCVKNCGYRFHILVTTRDFVEGVLVRSIIPRNNPPLILHDRVLSIIQAWADAFRSSPDLTGVVSVYEDLRRKGLEFPMTELDGYSPAQPQKKTLPGNGPAVTTLPAVRLSSQPPLISPQTSELKLALEGSNAFTPSQIKKLKSELGVVRSNLTMMSDMMSQLDPVTVKQADMELLELYTVCKEMQDRIVKIVPRLSEEKLIEELLAANDEMNTAFIRYHRFERRIPNGQNAAEKSHTYVNLTDLALTPESMALATSDSSHSLSKPNSLSSHMARLSTSESDDTLSPKVTVSTQQILSEQSEVTVDGLAQAPDSRQHNAATDDSPASTRSSSPKLDWMIKRGMIPINQSTVMDDIEKWLALDDEYDDFEDSDGVTSEEFDRFLAERAKAAERLPSLRASSQDTNHSES; encoded by the exons AGTCTGCGACCGGCTCCAGCCTGCCGTCAGAGGACTGGGCACTCAACATGGAGATCTGCGACATGATCAACAGCTCAGAGGaagg ACCTAAAGATGCTGTCAGAGCCATAAAGAAAAGGATTGTGGGGAACAAGAATTTCAAGGAGGTTATGCTGACGCTCACT GTCCTGGAGACATGTGTGAAGAACTGTGGCTACAGGTTCCACATCCTGGTGACGACGAGGGATTTCGTAGAGGGTGTTCTTGTCCGTTCGATCATCCCGAGAAACAACCCTCCATTAATCCTGCATGACAGGGTGCTCAGCATCATACAG GCGTGGGCTGATGCATTCCGCAGCTCACCCGACCTGACGGGTGTGGTGTCCGTGTACGAAGACCTGCGAAGGAAAGGACTTGAGTTCCCCATGACTGAGCTGGACGGTTACTCACCTGCCCAACCCCAGAAAAAG ACTTTGCCTGGGAACGGGCCTGCTGTCACTACTCTGCCTGCTGTGCGCCTCTCTTCCCAACCTCCACTCATCTCACCCCAGACTTCTGAGCTAAAATTGGCCTTAGAGGGAAGTAATGCCTTCACTCCCAGCCAG ATAAAAAAGCTGAAGTCAGAGCTGGGAGTGGTCAGAAGTAACCTGACTATGATGTCAGACATGATGAGTCAGCTGGATCCTGTCACAGTAAAACAAGCAGACATGGAGCTGCTGGAG TTATACACTGTATGTAAGGAAATGCAAGACAGGATAGTGAAGATCGTCCCCAGGCTCAGTGAGGAGAAGCTGATTGAAGAGTTGTTGGCAGCTAATGATGAGATGAACACTGCATTTATTCGCTACCACAG GTTTGAAAGACGAATACCAAATGGTCAAAATGCAGCAGAGAAG AGTCACACATATGTCAACTTAACGGACCTCGCCTTGACACCTGAGTCCATGGCTTTAGCTACCAGTGACAGCTCACACAGCCTGTCAAAACCCAACAGTTTGTCCAGTCATATGGCAAGACTCA GTACGAGTGAATCAGATGACACATTATCGCCCAAAGTAACTGTCTCAACTCAACAAATACTAAG tgagCAGAGTGAAGTCACAGTGGACGGCCTGGCTCAGGCTCCGGACAGCAGACAACACAACGCTGCAACG GATGACAGCCCAGCCTCCACCCGCAGCTCCTCACCAAAGTTAGATTGGATGATTAAAAGGGGAATG ATTCCCATCAATCAGTCGACTGTAATGGATGATATTGAGAAATGGCTGGCGTTGGATGATGAG TATGACGACTTCGAGGATTCAGACGGTGTGACCAGTGAAG aGTTTGACAGGTTTCTGGCAGAACGAGCGAAAGCAGCTGAGCGTCTGCCGTCGCTGAGAGCTTCCTCACAGGACACCAACCACTCTGAGTCTTAA